A portion of the Rhodococcus pseudokoreensis genome contains these proteins:
- a CDS encoding mycofactocin-coupled SDR family oxidoreductase yields MNRVAGKVVLITGAARGQGRSHAVHLADEGADIIAFDLCEDIASNEYPLATEADLAETGRLVEKAGRRVVTAKVDVRDRAALRRELDAAVATLGRLDVVVANAGIAPLGNDVPVDGFVDAFDVDFVGVVNTIHSALPHLDAGASIIATGSVAGLVPQTGLNGQQALQGPGGDGYGLAKKMLWTYTNSLALTLGPKSIRVNAIHPTNCNTDMLQSPPMFRTFRPDLENPTAEDAKVTFPFMQAMPTPWVEPEDVSHAVVFLSSDESRFVTGQQLRVDAGAGLKLGV; encoded by the coding sequence ATGAATCGGGTAGCGGGGAAGGTCGTTCTGATCACCGGAGCGGCGCGGGGTCAGGGTCGAAGTCATGCAGTGCATCTCGCCGACGAGGGCGCCGACATCATCGCCTTCGACCTCTGCGAGGACATCGCATCCAACGAGTACCCGCTGGCCACCGAGGCCGACCTCGCGGAGACGGGACGGCTCGTCGAGAAGGCGGGGCGCCGCGTCGTCACCGCCAAGGTGGACGTGCGCGACCGGGCGGCGCTGCGCCGCGAACTCGACGCCGCGGTCGCGACGCTGGGACGGCTGGACGTCGTCGTCGCCAACGCGGGGATCGCGCCCCTCGGAAACGACGTACCCGTCGATGGCTTCGTCGATGCGTTCGACGTCGACTTCGTCGGTGTGGTCAACACGATCCACTCGGCCCTCCCGCACCTGGACGCCGGCGCGTCGATCATCGCGACGGGATCGGTGGCCGGGCTGGTCCCGCAGACCGGCCTGAACGGCCAGCAGGCACTGCAGGGGCCGGGCGGCGACGGCTACGGCCTCGCCAAGAAGATGCTGTGGACGTACACCAACTCGCTAGCCCTCACCCTGGGCCCGAAGTCGATCCGCGTCAACGCGATCCACCCCACCAACTGCAACACGGACATGCTGCAGAGCCCCCCGATGTTCCGCACGTTCCGACCCGACCTCGAGAACCCGACCGCCGAGGACGCGAAGGTCACGTTCCCGTTCATGCAGGCGATGCCCACTCCGTGGGTCGAACCCGAGGACGTCTCGCACGCGGTGGTGTTCCTGTCGTCCGACGAGTCCCGGTTCGTCACCGGTCAGCAACTCCGGGTCGACGCAGGGGCGGGCCTCAAGCTCGGCGTCTGA
- a CDS encoding bifunctional 3,4-dihydroxy-2-butanone-4-phosphate synthase/GTP cyclohydrolase II, which translates to MTRFDTIERAVADIAAGKAVVVVDDEDRENEGDLIFAAEKATPELVAFMVRYTSGYLCVPLDGADCDRLGLPPMYATNQDKHGTAYTVTVDAREGIGTGISASDRAATMRLLADPNSGAQDFTRPGHVVPLRAKEGGVLRRPGHTEAAVDLARMADLRPAGVICEIVSQKDEGHMAQTDELRVFADDHNLALISIADLIAWRRKHEKHVVRVASARIPTRHGEFTAVGYTSIYDDVEHVALVRGDLPGPDGDGSDVLVRVHSECLTGDVFGSLRCDCGPQLDAALDMVAQEGRGVVLYMRGHEGRGIGLMHKLQAYQLQDAGSDTVDANLELGLPADARDYGIGAQILVDLGISSMRLLTNNPAKRVGLDGYGLQITERVSMPLRANAENLTYLRTKRDRMGHDLIGLDDFEAGEML; encoded by the coding sequence GTGACCAGGTTCGACACTATCGAGCGCGCCGTTGCGGATATCGCCGCAGGCAAGGCTGTCGTCGTCGTCGACGACGAAGACCGCGAGAACGAGGGAGACCTCATCTTCGCCGCGGAGAAAGCCACCCCCGAGTTGGTTGCCTTCATGGTTCGATACACCTCCGGCTACCTGTGTGTGCCGCTCGACGGCGCCGACTGCGACCGGCTCGGCCTGCCCCCGATGTACGCCACCAACCAGGACAAGCACGGCACCGCGTACACCGTCACCGTCGACGCCCGCGAGGGCATCGGCACCGGCATCTCCGCGTCCGATCGCGCCGCCACCATGCGGTTGCTGGCCGACCCGAACTCCGGCGCCCAGGACTTCACCCGCCCCGGCCACGTCGTGCCGCTGCGGGCCAAGGAGGGCGGCGTGCTGCGCCGTCCCGGCCACACCGAGGCCGCAGTCGACCTCGCCCGGATGGCCGACCTCCGGCCCGCGGGCGTGATCTGCGAGATCGTCAGCCAGAAGGACGAGGGCCACATGGCCCAGACCGACGAACTGCGGGTCTTCGCCGACGACCACAACCTCGCGCTGATCTCCATCGCCGACCTCATCGCGTGGCGCCGCAAGCACGAGAAGCACGTGGTGCGGGTCGCGTCCGCGCGCATCCCCACCCGGCACGGCGAGTTCACCGCCGTCGGCTACACGAGCATCTACGACGACGTCGAGCACGTGGCCCTGGTCCGCGGCGACCTGCCCGGCCCGGACGGCGACGGCAGCGACGTGCTCGTGCGCGTGCACTCCGAATGCCTCACCGGCGACGTGTTCGGCTCGCTGCGCTGCGACTGCGGTCCCCAGCTCGACGCCGCCCTGGACATGGTCGCGCAGGAGGGCCGCGGGGTGGTCCTGTACATGCGCGGGCACGAAGGCCGCGGCATCGGCCTGATGCACAAGCTGCAGGCCTACCAGCTGCAGGACGCCGGCTCGGACACCGTCGACGCCAACCTCGAGCTCGGGCTGCCCGCCGACGCCCGCGACTACGGCATCGGCGCGCAGATCCTGGTCGACCTCGGCATCTCCTCGATGCGGCTGCTCACCAACAACCCGGCCAAGCGGGTCGGTCTCGACGGCTACGGGCTGCAGATCACCGAGCGGGTGTCCATGCCGCTGCGAGCCAACGCCGAGAACCTGACGTACCTGCGCACCAAGCGCGACCGCATGGGCCACGACCTGATCGGGCTCGACGACTTCGAAGCGGGAGAGATGCTGTGA
- a CDS encoding PH domain-containing protein translates to MTTPESEWTLVAKPRKSRRYAIGVAVLLVVVHVTFAILLRGDSTGVYFRLADQLAFAGIGCLLAAGVLLLTRPRVRIGPRGIAVRNVLGERIVDWDLYEGLSFPDGAAWARIELPDDEYLAVMAIQSNDREYAVDAVDRFRALASEYAPS, encoded by the coding sequence GTGACCACCCCCGAATCCGAGTGGACACTCGTCGCGAAGCCCCGCAAGTCCCGCCGCTACGCCATCGGCGTGGCGGTCCTGCTCGTCGTCGTGCACGTGACGTTCGCGATCCTGTTGCGCGGCGATTCGACGGGCGTGTACTTCCGGCTCGCCGACCAGCTGGCGTTCGCGGGCATCGGCTGCCTCCTCGCGGCCGGCGTGCTGCTGCTGACCCGCCCGCGGGTGCGCATCGGGCCCCGCGGCATCGCCGTGCGCAACGTGCTCGGTGAGCGCATCGTCGACTGGGACCTGTACGAGGGGCTGTCCTTCCCGGACGGCGCGGCGTGGGCCCGGATCGAACTGCCCGACGACGAGTACCTGGCCGTGATGGCCATCCAGTCGAACGATCGCGAGTACGCCGTGGACGCCGTCGACCGCTTCCGCGCGCTCGCGTCGGAGTACGCGCCGTCCTGA
- a CDS encoding riboflavin synthase: protein MFTGIVEELGEIVAKEELADAARFTVRGPVVTSDASHGDSIAVNGVCLTVVEVLADGSFTADVMQETLNRSSLEKIDVGSRVNLERAAALNSRLGGHLVQGHVDGTGHIISRSPSENWEVVRIALPDAISRYVVEKGSITVDGVSLTVSALGGERGAEYFEISLIPTTLQLTTLGAASVGTPVNLEVDVIAKYVERLQAAGR, encoded by the coding sequence GTGTTCACCGGGATCGTCGAAGAGTTGGGTGAAATCGTCGCCAAGGAAGAACTGGCCGACGCAGCACGGTTCACCGTCCGTGGTCCGGTCGTGACTTCCGATGCGTCGCACGGTGATTCGATCGCGGTGAACGGCGTGTGCCTCACCGTCGTCGAGGTGCTCGCCGACGGCTCCTTCACCGCGGACGTCATGCAGGAGACGCTGAACCGGTCGAGCCTCGAGAAGATCGACGTGGGCAGCCGCGTCAACCTGGAGCGGGCCGCCGCGCTGAACAGCCGCCTCGGCGGCCACCTCGTCCAGGGCCACGTCGACGGCACCGGGCACATCATCAGCCGCAGCCCGTCCGAGAACTGGGAGGTCGTGCGCATCGCCCTTCCCGACGCCATCTCCCGGTACGTCGTGGAGAAGGGGTCGATCACGGTCGACGGTGTGTCACTGACGGTGTCGGCGCTCGGCGGGGAACGCGGCGCCGAATACTTCGAGATCTCGCTCATCCCGACCACGCTGCAACTGACCACGCTCGGGGCGGCGTCCGTCGGGACGCCCGTCAACCTCGAGGTCGACGTGATCGCGAAGTATGTGGAGCGGCTGCAAGCGGCCGGCCGCTGA
- the rapZ gene encoding RNase adapter RapZ, giving the protein MDFLLVTGLSGAGLQTAAKVLEDLGWYVADNLPPELISRMVDLSLESDSRLERLAVVIDVRSRLFTGDLGWVLTELESKPVHTRVLYLDASDEVLVRRFEQVRRSHPLSGGGAEGTLSEGIAAERDQLAKVKAAADLVIDTSSLAAHQLRQKIEDAFGDAENRTMQVTVQSFGFKYGLPMDADLVCDVRFLPNPHWIPELRPHTGQNADVRDYVLSQDGADDYLATYHHLLDLTIAGYRREGKRYMTIAVGCTGGKHRSVAMSEALAGRLGKDSGLNVRVVHRDLGRE; this is encoded by the coding sequence ATGGACTTCCTTCTCGTCACCGGGCTCTCCGGGGCGGGTCTGCAGACCGCGGCGAAGGTCCTCGAGGACCTCGGGTGGTACGTCGCGGACAATCTTCCCCCGGAACTGATCTCCCGGATGGTGGATCTGAGCCTGGAATCCGATTCGCGGCTCGAGCGGCTCGCCGTCGTCATCGACGTGCGTTCCCGGTTGTTCACCGGCGACCTCGGCTGGGTCCTCACCGAACTCGAGAGCAAGCCCGTGCACACGAGGGTGCTGTACCTCGACGCGTCGGACGAGGTCCTGGTCCGCCGGTTCGAACAGGTCCGGCGCAGTCACCCGCTGTCCGGCGGCGGTGCCGAGGGCACCCTGTCGGAGGGCATCGCCGCCGAGCGTGACCAGCTCGCGAAGGTGAAGGCCGCCGCGGATCTGGTGATCGACACGTCGTCCCTCGCCGCGCACCAGTTGCGGCAGAAGATCGAGGACGCGTTCGGCGACGCCGAGAACCGCACCATGCAGGTAACAGTCCAGTCGTTCGGTTTCAAGTACGGTCTTCCGATGGACGCCGATCTCGTCTGCGACGTCCGGTTCCTGCCCAACCCGCACTGGATCCCCGAGTTGCGTCCGCACACCGGGCAGAACGCGGACGTGCGGGACTATGTGTTGTCGCAGGACGGTGCGGACGACTACCTCGCCACGTATCACCACCTGCTGGATCTGACGATCGCCGGATATCGTCGGGAGGGGAAGCGCTACATGACCATCGCGGTGGGATGCACCGGGGGGAAACATCGCAGTGTCGCCATGTCGGAGGCCCTGGCGGGCCGGCTCGGAAAGGACTCCGGGCTGAACGTGCGCGTCGTCCATCGTGATCTGGGGCGCGAATGA
- the uvrC gene encoding excinuclease ABC subunit UvrC — MPDPSTYRPATGTIPVDPGVYKFRDPHGRVIYVGKAKSLRSRLNSYFADVSTLHPRTRQMVTTAGSVEWTVVSTEVEALQLEYNWIKEFDPRFNVRYRDDKTYPVLAVTLNEEYPRLFVYRGPRRKGVRYFGPYSHAWAIRETLDLLLRVFPARTCSAGVFKRHNQIGRPCLLGYIDKCSAPCVGRVSAAEHRQIVEDFCDFLSGRTDKLVRQLEARMQQASEELDFETAARLRDDVGALRRALEKQAVVLGDGTDADVAAFATDELEAAVQVFHVRGGRVRGQRGWVVEKAGDVIDWASVDSAAGSDLPLLVEQFLTQFYGEQAALSGAADPEAGSSGVPREVLVPVLPPDAEQVQEWLSGLRGSAVRLRVPQRGDKKALAETVQRNAMEALQQHKLRRAGDFTSRSAALQGIQEALDLDSAPLRIECVDISHVQGTDVVASLVVFEDGLPRKSDYRHYAIKEAAGDGRSDDVASIAEVTRRRFLRHNRDVGVLRAEAAGADADQVSGGDGGDLAPEAAIDPQTGRPRRFAYPPNLFVVDGGAPQVAAASAVLDELGITDVAVVGLAKRLEEVWVPGEEDPVILPRTSESLYLLQRVRDEAHRFAITFHRSKRSRRMTASALDSVRGLGETRRKALVTHFGSVAKLKQASVEEITAVPGIGTATAKAVLTALGAEEPSADVVGVGDDEPDRNGPGTAERNGADLPREPVGQHGPAAQSASQRTGVE, encoded by the coding sequence GTGCCCGATCCTTCGACATATCGCCCCGCGACCGGAACGATTCCGGTCGACCCGGGGGTGTACAAGTTCCGCGATCCGCACGGCCGGGTCATCTATGTCGGGAAGGCGAAGAGTCTTCGATCACGGCTGAATTCCTATTTCGCCGACGTCTCGACGCTGCACCCGCGCACCCGCCAGATGGTGACCACGGCCGGCAGTGTCGAGTGGACCGTGGTGAGCACCGAGGTCGAGGCGCTCCAGCTCGAATACAACTGGATCAAGGAATTCGATCCCCGGTTCAACGTCCGCTACCGCGACGACAAGACGTACCCGGTTCTCGCGGTCACCCTCAACGAGGAGTACCCGCGGCTGTTCGTCTACCGCGGCCCCCGGCGCAAAGGTGTCCGCTATTTCGGCCCCTACTCGCACGCGTGGGCCATCCGCGAAACCCTCGACCTGCTGCTGCGGGTCTTCCCCGCCCGCACCTGCTCGGCCGGGGTGTTCAAGCGGCACAACCAGATCGGCAGGCCCTGCCTGCTCGGCTACATCGACAAGTGCTCCGCGCCGTGTGTCGGACGCGTGTCCGCGGCCGAACACCGCCAGATCGTCGAGGATTTCTGCGATTTCCTGTCGGGGCGCACCGACAAACTGGTCCGCCAGCTCGAGGCCCGGATGCAGCAGGCGTCCGAGGAACTCGACTTCGAGACGGCGGCGCGACTGCGCGACGACGTGGGCGCGTTACGGCGGGCGCTCGAAAAGCAGGCCGTCGTGCTCGGCGACGGCACCGACGCCGACGTCGCCGCGTTCGCGACCGACGAACTCGAGGCCGCGGTCCAGGTGTTCCACGTCCGGGGCGGCCGCGTCCGCGGGCAGCGCGGCTGGGTGGTCGAGAAGGCCGGCGACGTCATCGACTGGGCCAGCGTCGATTCCGCGGCGGGCTCGGACCTGCCGTTGCTCGTCGAGCAGTTCCTCACCCAGTTCTACGGTGAGCAGGCGGCGCTGTCGGGCGCGGCCGACCCGGAGGCGGGCAGCAGCGGGGTGCCGCGGGAGGTCCTGGTGCCGGTGCTGCCGCCGGACGCCGAGCAGGTACAGGAGTGGCTCAGCGGTCTGCGCGGTTCCGCCGTCCGTCTGCGGGTGCCGCAGCGCGGCGACAAGAAGGCACTCGCCGAGACCGTGCAGCGCAACGCGATGGAGGCGCTGCAACAGCACAAGCTGCGCCGCGCCGGCGACTTCACGTCGCGGTCGGCGGCCCTGCAGGGCATCCAGGAGGCCCTCGACCTGGACTCGGCGCCGCTGCGCATCGAATGCGTCGACATCAGCCACGTGCAGGGCACCGACGTGGTGGCGTCCCTCGTCGTCTTCGAGGACGGCCTGCCGCGCAAGTCCGACTACCGGCACTACGCCATCAAGGAAGCCGCAGGCGACGGCCGCTCCGACGACGTCGCCAGCATCGCCGAGGTCACCCGGCGCCGGTTCCTCCGGCACAACCGTGACGTCGGGGTGCTGCGCGCGGAAGCGGCCGGGGCGGACGCCGACCAGGTGTCCGGCGGCGACGGCGGCGACCTCGCCCCGGAGGCGGCGATCGACCCGCAGACCGGCAGGCCGCGGCGGTTCGCGTACCCGCCGAACCTGTTCGTCGTCGACGGCGGCGCCCCGCAGGTGGCCGCGGCCTCGGCGGTGCTCGACGAACTGGGCATCACCGACGTCGCCGTGGTCGGGCTGGCCAAGCGGCTCGAGGAGGTGTGGGTGCCGGGGGAGGAGGACCCGGTGATCCTCCCGCGCACCAGCGAGTCGCTGTACCTGCTGCAGCGGGTGCGGGACGAGGCGCACCGCTTCGCGATCACGTTCCACCGCAGCAAACGGTCCCGCCGGATGACGGCCTCCGCGCTCGACTCGGTCCGCGGTCTCGGCGAGACCCGGCGCAAGGCCCTGGTGACGCATTTCGGATCCGTCGCCAAACTCAAACAGGCCTCCGTCGAGGAGATCACCGCGGTGCCCGGCATCGGAACGGCCACGGCGAAGGCGGTACTCACCGCTCTCGGGGCGGAGGAACCGTCTGCGGACGTCGTGGGAGTGGGGGATGATGAACCAGATCGGAACGGGCCGGGCACGGCAGAACGGAACGGCGCGGACCTACCCCGCGAACCGGTAGGACAGCACGGCCCGGCAGCACAGAGCGCATCGCAACGGACAGGTGTCGAGTGA
- a CDS encoding gluconeogenesis factor YvcK family protein, translating into MRPVHQAPAIVALGGGHGLFATLSAARRLSRDVTAVVTVADDGGSSGRLRAELGVIPPGDLRMALAALAADDPEVQDWTDTIQHRFGGIGALAGHSVGNLILAGLTEVLGDPVAALDELARLLRIDGRVLPMSPIALDIEADVQGLEADPRVSRCIRGQVAVATTPGKVRRVRLLPANPPACPDAVRAIDVADMVVLGPGSWFSSVIPHVLVPELLDTLIATPARKVLVLNLAPEPGETAGFSTERHLHVLSQHAPELTVDFVVVDSGSVPPGREREHLARAAGQFRARVVYADVSEHGTHTHHAGKLASVLEQLWSDPEAGSRGSEAAETPEERESASWQ; encoded by the coding sequence ATGAGGCCGGTGCACCAGGCGCCTGCGATCGTCGCGCTCGGCGGTGGCCACGGGCTGTTCGCCACCCTCAGCGCCGCCCGCAGGCTCAGCCGTGACGTGACCGCCGTCGTCACCGTCGCGGACGACGGCGGATCCTCGGGACGGCTCCGCGCCGAACTCGGCGTCATCCCGCCCGGGGATCTGCGGATGGCGCTCGCCGCGCTCGCCGCGGACGACCCCGAGGTGCAGGACTGGACCGACACCATCCAGCACCGATTCGGCGGAATCGGCGCCCTCGCCGGACACTCGGTGGGCAATCTCATCCTCGCCGGTCTCACCGAGGTGCTCGGCGACCCCGTCGCCGCGCTCGACGAACTCGCGCGGCTGCTGCGGATCGATGGGCGGGTGCTGCCGATGTCGCCGATCGCCCTCGACATCGAGGCCGACGTGCAGGGCCTCGAGGCGGACCCGCGGGTCAGCCGCTGCATCCGCGGTCAGGTCGCGGTCGCGACCACCCCCGGCAAGGTGCGCCGCGTGCGGTTGCTGCCGGCGAATCCGCCCGCCTGCCCGGACGCGGTCCGGGCGATCGACGTCGCCGACATGGTCGTCCTCGGCCCCGGGTCGTGGTTCTCCAGCGTCATACCGCACGTTCTCGTGCCCGAACTCCTCGACACGCTGATCGCCACGCCCGCGCGGAAGGTGCTGGTACTCAACCTGGCTCCGGAACCCGGCGAGACCGCGGGATTCTCCACCGAGCGTCATCTGCACGTACTGTCCCAACACGCACCCGAACTCACCGTCGACTTCGTCGTCGTCGATTCGGGTTCGGTTCCACCGGGGCGCGAGCGCGAGCACCTCGCCCGCGCCGCCGGACAGTTCCGGGCACGCGTCGTGTACGCCGACGTGTCGGAGCACGGCACCCACACGCACCATGCAGGAAAACTTGCGTCCGTTCTCGAACAGCTCTGGAGCGACCCCGAAGCGGGGTCTCGGGGGAGCGAAG
- the ribD gene encoding bifunctional diaminohydroxyphosphoribosylaminopyrimidine deaminase/5-amino-6-(5-phosphoribosylamino)uracil reductase RibD: MRHENSAADLDAAMQIAIGAAESARGFTSPNPAVGAVVLDAAGRIAGVGMTQPPGGPHAEVVALREAGDAARGGTAVVTLEPCNHTGRTGPCSRALLDAGVVAVHYAVGDPNPEAAGGAETLVSAGVEVTSGLRAQDVERGPLRAWLHRQRTGRPHVTWKYAATLDGRSAAADGTSQWITGPEARERVHADRAKLDAIVVGTGTVLADDPRLTARTPDGSLAAHQPVRVVVGLGDIPPGARVLDDSAPTLLLRTRDVDEVLASLAEYTDVLLEGGPRLAGAFLAAGRVDRIQAYLAPLVLGAGTSAVSEAGVHTIDGALRFRHESVETIGPDLLLSLVPAVSENPDSHRT, from the coding sequence GTGCGGCACGAGAATTCGGCTGCGGACCTCGACGCCGCGATGCAGATCGCGATCGGCGCCGCGGAGTCGGCGCGCGGATTCACCAGCCCGAACCCGGCGGTCGGCGCGGTGGTCCTCGACGCCGCCGGGCGCATCGCCGGTGTCGGGATGACGCAGCCGCCCGGCGGCCCCCACGCCGAGGTCGTCGCGCTGCGGGAGGCGGGGGACGCCGCCCGCGGCGGCACCGCCGTCGTCACGTTGGAACCGTGCAACCACACCGGTCGCACCGGGCCGTGCTCGCGGGCGCTGCTCGACGCCGGTGTGGTCGCCGTGCACTACGCGGTCGGCGACCCCAACCCGGAGGCCGCGGGCGGCGCCGAGACCCTCGTCTCCGCGGGCGTCGAGGTGACGTCCGGTCTGCGCGCGCAGGACGTCGAACGCGGCCCGCTGCGGGCCTGGCTGCACCGGCAACGCACCGGACGACCACACGTGACCTGGAAGTACGCCGCCACACTCGACGGGCGCAGCGCGGCCGCCGACGGCACCAGCCAGTGGATCACCGGCCCCGAGGCGCGCGAACGGGTGCACGCCGACCGCGCGAAACTCGACGCGATCGTGGTCGGGACGGGGACGGTGCTGGCCGACGACCCGCGCCTGACCGCCCGAACGCCCGACGGGTCGCTCGCCGCGCACCAGCCGGTGCGCGTCGTCGTCGGACTCGGCGACATCCCGCCCGGCGCCCGCGTCCTCGACGACTCGGCGCCCACCCTGCTGCTGCGCACCCGCGACGTCGACGAGGTCCTCGCCTCGCTCGCCGAGTACACCGACGTGCTGCTCGAGGGCGGGCCCCGGCTGGCCGGCGCGTTCCTCGCCGCGGGCCGGGTCGACCGCATCCAGGCGTACCTCGCCCCGCTGGTCCTCGGCGCGGGCACGTCCGCGGTGTCGGAGGCGGGTGTGCACACGATCGACGGCGCCCTGCGGTTCCGGCACGAGTCGGTCGAAACAATCGGCCCCGATCTGTTGTTGAGTCTGGTTCCAGCAGTGTCCGAAAACCCTGACAGTCACCGAACGTAG
- a CDS encoding MmcQ/YjbR family DNA-binding protein: MPTWTDVVAIGASLPEVQESTSYNTPALKVAGKLLARLRAESDGGLVVMCDLDEKAALLAEGAPFYTTAHYDGHGSILVDLEKVDVPQLTELLRDAWRIKAPAKLRKQFDQT, encoded by the coding sequence ATGCCGACCTGGACGGACGTCGTGGCGATCGGTGCGTCGCTGCCGGAGGTGCAGGAGAGCACCTCGTACAACACTCCGGCACTGAAAGTGGCGGGCAAGTTGCTCGCCCGGTTGCGGGCCGAGTCGGACGGTGGCCTGGTGGTGATGTGCGACCTCGACGAGAAGGCGGCCCTGCTCGCCGAGGGCGCGCCGTTCTACACCACTGCGCACTACGACGGTCACGGTTCGATCCTCGTGGACCTCGAGAAAGTCGACGTCCCGCAGCTGACCGAGTTGCTGCGGGACGCCTGGCGGATCAAGGCCCCGGCGAAGCTGCGCAAGCAGTTCGACCAGACCTGA
- the ribH gene encoding 6,7-dimethyl-8-ribityllumazine synthase gives MSGEGLPELQLGEAGDLRLAIVAGSWHAEISEALIAGAQKVAAEANVKNVTLVRVAGAIELPVVAQALARSHDAVVALGVVIRGGTPHFEYVCDAVTAGLTRVSLDEGTPVGNGVLTTDTEQQAVDRSGLPGSVEDKGGQACAAALDTAVTLARLRRAEESFA, from the coding sequence GTGAGCGGCGAGGGACTGCCGGAGCTGCAGCTCGGGGAGGCCGGCGACCTCCGGCTCGCCATCGTCGCAGGCAGCTGGCACGCCGAGATCTCCGAGGCGCTGATCGCCGGCGCGCAGAAGGTGGCCGCCGAGGCGAACGTGAAGAACGTCACGCTGGTCCGCGTCGCGGGCGCCATCGAACTGCCCGTGGTCGCGCAGGCGCTGGCCCGCAGCCACGACGCCGTCGTCGCGCTCGGTGTCGTGATCCGCGGCGGGACCCCGCACTTCGAATACGTCTGCGACGCCGTGACGGCCGGTCTGACCCGGGTCTCGCTGGACGAGGGCACCCCGGTCGGGAACGGTGTGCTCACCACGGACACCGAGCAGCAGGCCGTCGACCGCAGCGGCCTGCCCGGATCCGTCGAGGACAAGGGCGGGCAGGCGTGCGCGGCCGCACTCGACACCGCCGTCACGTTGGCGCGGCTGCGCCGGGCCGAGGAGTCCTTCGCATGA
- the rpe gene encoding ribulose-phosphate 3-epimerase, with product MATPMIAPSILSADFARLAEEADAVAGADWLHVDVMDAHFVPNLTLGLPVVTSLLAATDIPLDCHLMIDDPGRWAPPYAEAGAHNVTFHAEATDDPRSVARDIRAAGAKAGLSVKPGTPIEPYLEILKDFDTLLVMSVEPGFGGQSFIPEVLSKAKAVRRLVDSGELRLVVEIDGGINADTVEAAAEAGVDCFVAGSAVYGTSDPAEAVRALRASAAKASPHLSLSR from the coding sequence GTGGCAACCCCGATGATCGCACCGTCCATTCTCTCTGCCGATTTCGCGCGTCTCGCCGAGGAGGCGGATGCGGTCGCCGGTGCCGACTGGCTGCACGTCGATGTGATGGACGCACATTTCGTGCCCAACCTGACCCTCGGCCTGCCCGTCGTGACGAGTCTCCTCGCGGCGACGGACATCCCGCTCGACTGCCATCTCATGATCGACGACCCCGGCCGCTGGGCGCCGCCGTACGCGGAGGCCGGCGCGCACAACGTCACGTTCCACGCCGAGGCGACCGACGACCCCCGGTCCGTCGCCCGCGACATCCGCGCCGCCGGCGCCAAGGCCGGCCTCAGCGTCAAGCCCGGCACGCCGATCGAGCCGTACCTCGAGATCCTGAAGGACTTCGACACGCTCCTCGTCATGAGCGTCGAACCCGGCTTCGGCGGTCAGTCGTTCATCCCGGAGGTCCTGTCGAAGGCGAAGGCCGTCCGCCGCCTCGTCGACTCCGGTGAGCTGCGCCTCGTCGTGGAGATCGACGGCGGCATCAACGCCGACACCGTCGAGGCCGCCGCCGAGGCCGGTGTCGACTGCTTCGTCGCCGGCTCCGCCGTCTACGGCACGAGCGATCCCGCGGAGGCCGTGCGCGCCCTGCGGGCCAGCGCCGCGAAGGCGTCGCCGCACCTGAGCCTGTCCCGGTAG